In the genome of Gadus morhua chromosome 14, gadMor3.0, whole genome shotgun sequence, one region contains:
- the kifc3 gene encoding kinesin-like protein KIFC3 isoform X6, protein MSDGEDEGSFLSLPASAFSQRPSLTPEFSEAHLPGQQLLIQTLQEKVCEIQARLHSEERARQLQLQRLQQSHEQSVLENTSIIRTLQEELLSSQTSAPAEPQEERQPQKPTETQPSGPEREQLIAQLHTQVEELEVKLLDQTQEVGRLRSELGATDLEKHLELLVVENERLKQELKACRTSAVPPPAPPAASACPACPHGQDAEALRGEVSRWEGQARQRERRLAEVERELLQSHAQRAELQTALEEGHAQLDESQRWRGDAEQRLGLRLQECEEELARQAAAPAPVKYVTQTVEVENAQTGRALAEARAQSGALTEQLLVQRQLLRELETQLHESQRSCTQLRTQILVYEGEMERAQGQLEVEMQSLEEEKNRVIEEAFVRAESEMKAVHENLAGVRMNLLTLQPALRTLTCDYNLLKRQVQEFPYMLDKAIVEAKQEICQVINEVSAANQELLRKYKREMNLRKKCHNELVRLKGNIRVFCRVRPVSHEEHVSTESRNMVSFDSDDDAVLYLSNKGKTMTFDLDKVFPPQATQEEVFQEVQSLVTSCIDGFNVCIFAYGQTGSGKTYTMEGAGQNPGINQRALRLLFSEVMEKKPDWDYRITVSMVEIYNETLRNLLGDNPSEKLDIKMNPDGSGQLYVPGLTQITVQCPEDINRVFELGHMNRATACTNLNEHSSRSHALLVITVAGFNSATGNRTQGKLNLVDLAGSERIAKSGAEGSRLREAQCINKSLSALGDVINALRCRHSHVPFRNSRLTYLLQDSLSGDSKTLMMVQVSPLVSNMSESVCSLKFAQRVRSVELGSASAFKRVENSSTSSSPTHDSVELDSPPVTPVPLPISRASSAGSTLSSTSRTPSTRRRSQSQLSTDRQVDRGSPLVGDSGQDD, encoded by the exons ACCCTGCAGGAAAAGGTGTGTGAGATCCAGGCCCGGCTGCACAGCGAGGAGCGCGCCCGCCAGCTCCAGCTGCAGAGGCTGCAGCAGAGTCACGAGCAGAGCGTTCTGGAGAACACCAGCATTATCCGCACACTGCAGGAGGAGCTGCTCTCCTCCCAGACCAGTG CACCGGCTGAACCACAGGAAGAGAGGCAGCCGCAGAAACCCACAGAGACCCAGCCCAGTGGGCCGGAGAGAGAGCAGCTCATAGCTCAGCtgcacacacag gtggaggagctggaggtgaagCTGTTGGACCAGACCCAGGAGGTGGGGAGACTGCGCTCTGAGCTG GGGGCGACAGATCTGGAGAAGCACCTGGAGCTTCTGGTGGTCGAGAATGAGCGGCTGAAGCAGGAGCTGAAGGCGTGCCGGACGTCAGCGgtcccccctccggcccccccggccGCCTCCGCCTGCCCCGCCTGCCCCCACGGACAG GATGCCGAGGCCCTGCGCGGCGAGGTCTCCCGTTGGGAGGGCCAGGCGCGGCAGCGGGAGCGCCGGCTGGCCGAGGTGGAGCGCGAGCTGCTGCAGAGCCACGCCCAGCGGGCGGAGCTGCAGACCGCGCTGGAGGAGGGCCACGCCCAGCTGGACGAGAGCCAGCGGTGGCGGGGCGACGCAGAGCAGCGGCTCGGGCTCCGCCTCCAGGAGTGTGAGGAGGAGCTGGCCCGGCAGGCCGCCGCGCCGGCGCCCGTCAAG TACGTGACCCagacggtggaggtggagaacgCCCAGACGGGCCGGGCGCTGGCGGAGGCGCGGGCGCAGAGCGGCGCCCTGACGGAGCAGCTGCTGGTGCAGAGGCAGCTGCTGCGGGAGCTGGAGACGCAGCTGCACGAGTCCCAGAGGAGCTGCACCCAGCTGCGCACCCAG aTCCTGGTGTacgagggggagatggagcggGCCCAGGGGcagctggaggtggagatgcagagcctggaggaggagaagaaccgCGTGATCGAGGAGGCCTTCGTGAGGGCCGAGAGCGAGATGAAGGCGGTCCACGAGAACCTAGCag GTGTCCGTATGAACCTGCTGACCCTGCAGCCCGCGCTGCGCACTTTGACCTGCGACTACAACCTGCTCAAGAGGCAGGTGCAGGAGTTCCCCTACATGCTGGACAAGGCCATCGTGGAGGCCAAGCAGGAG ATCTGCCAGGTGATCAACGAGGTGAGCGCAGCCAACCAGGAGCTCCTGAGGAAGTACAAGCGGGAGATGAACCTGAGGAAGAAGTGTCACAACGAGCTGGTGCGCCTCAAAG GCAACATCCGGGTGTTCTGCCGGGTGCGGCCGGTCAGCCACGAGGAGCACGTCTCCACCGAGTCCCGGAACATGGTCAGCTTCGACTCGGACGATGACGCGGTCCTCTACCTCTCCAACAAGGGCAAGACCATGACCTTCGACCTCGACAAGGTCTTCCCACCGCAGGCCACGCAGGAAGAG GTGTTCCAGGAGGTCCAGTCGCTGGTGACCTCGTGCATCGACGGCTTCAACGTCTGCATCTTCGCCTACGGACAGACGGGCTCGGGGAAGACCTACACCATGGAG ggtgcgGGCCAGAACCCGGGCATCAACCAGCGGGCGCTCCGGCTGCTCTTCTCCGAGGTCATGGAGAAGAAGCCCGACTGGGACTACAGGATCACCGTCAGCATGGTGGAGATCTACAACGAGaccctgag gaaccTCCTGGGAGACAACCCCAGCGAGAAGCTGGACATCAAGATGAACCCAGACGGCAGCGGGCAGCTCTACGTCCCCGGCCTCACCCAGATCACGGTGCAGTGCCCGGAGGACATCAACAGG gtgttTGAGCTCGGCCACATGAACCGGGCAACCGCCTGCACCAACCTCAACGAGCACAGCTCCCGCTCCCACGCGCTGCTCGTCATCACGGTGGCGGGCTTCAACTCGGCCACTGGGAACCGCACTCAAG GTAAGCTGAACCTGGTGGACCTGGCGGGCTCAGAGCGCATCGCCAAGTCGGGCGCGGAGGGCAGCCGCCTGCGCGAGGCGCAGTGCATCAACAAGTCTCTGTCGGCGCTGGGCGACGTCATCAACGCGCTGCGCTGCCGCCACTCCCACGTGCCCTTCAGGAACTCGCGGCTCACCTACCTGCTGCAGGACTCGCTGAGCGGGGACAGCAAGACCCTCATGATGGTGCAG gtgtCCCCGTTGGTCAGCAACATGAGCGAGTCTGTCTGCTCCCTCAAGTTCGCCCAGCGCGTCCGCAGCGTTGAACTAGGCTCGGCCTCCGCCTTCAAGAGGGTGGagaactcctccacctcctcgtcgCCCACCCACGACAGTGTGGAG CTGGACTCTCCGCCCGTGACACCGGTGCCGCTCCCCATCTCTCGGGCCAGCAGCGCCggctccaccctctcctccacctcccggaCCCCCAGCACGCGCAGACGCTCCCAGTCTCAACTCtcgacag acaggcaggtagacagaggCAGCCCGTTGGTGGGGGACAGTGGGCAG GACGACTGA